The following coding sequences are from one Gemmatimonadales bacterium window:
- the rpmA gene encoding 50S ribosomal protein L27, with protein MAHKKGVGSSRNGRDSGPKYLGVKRYANEQVPAGSIIVRQRGTRIHAGRNVGRGRDDTLFALVDGMVKFEWQGKGRRAVSVVPAA; from the coding sequence ATGGCGCATAAGAAGGGCGTCGGCAGCAGCCGCAACGGGCGCGACTCCGGGCCGAAGTACCTCGGCGTGAAGCGCTATGCCAACGAGCAGGTGCCGGCCGGGAGCATCATCGTCCGCCAGCGCGGCACCCGCATTCACGCGGGCCGCAACGTGGGCCGCGGCCGCGACGACACGCTGTTCGCGCTCGTCGACGGCATGGTGAAGTTCGAATGGCAGGGAAAGGGCCGCCGGGCGGTCAGCGTGGTGCCGGCGGCGTAG